From the genome of Streptomyces sp. NBC_01116, one region includes:
- a CDS encoding ABC transporter ATP-binding protein codes for MAAQFTARTDAGVGEVPRLAARGITVGYGDRPVIDQLDVAIPPGVITTIIGPNGCGKSTLLRTLTRLLKPAGGTVVLDGEDIGRLRTRDVAKKLGLLPQAPVAPDGLTVADLVARGRHPHQSWLRQWSSDDADVVRRALAMTGVADLADRSVDSLSGGQRQRVWISMTLAQGTDLLLLDEPTTYLDLAHAIDVLDLVDDLHESGRTVVMVLHDLNLATRYSDNLVVMREGAVLAQGHPRDVITAELLHEAFGLRAMVIDDPVGDRPLIVPIGRAHVRPPQAASDRPTTPEGRLNPS; via the coding sequence GTGGCCGCTCAGTTCACCGCCCGGACCGATGCCGGCGTCGGGGAGGTCCCGCGGCTGGCCGCCCGGGGCATCACCGTCGGCTACGGCGACCGGCCGGTCATCGACCAGCTCGACGTCGCCATTCCACCCGGGGTGATCACGACGATCATCGGCCCCAACGGCTGTGGGAAGTCCACCCTGTTGCGGACCCTGACCCGGCTGCTCAAGCCGGCCGGCGGCACCGTCGTGCTGGACGGCGAGGACATCGGCAGGCTCCGGACCAGGGACGTCGCGAAGAAGCTCGGGCTGCTGCCGCAGGCGCCGGTCGCCCCGGACGGGCTGACCGTCGCCGACCTGGTCGCCCGCGGACGCCATCCGCACCAGAGCTGGCTGCGGCAGTGGTCGTCGGACGACGCCGACGTGGTGCGGCGCGCGCTGGCCATGACCGGGGTGGCGGACCTGGCCGACCGGTCCGTCGACTCGCTGTCCGGCGGACAGCGCCAGCGCGTATGGATATCGATGACCCTGGCCCAGGGCACCGATCTGCTGCTGCTCGACGAGCCGACCACCTATCTGGACCTGGCCCACGCCATCGACGTACTCGACCTGGTCGACGACCTCCACGAGTCGGGCCGCACCGTGGTCATGGTGCTGCACGACCTCAATCTGGCGACGCGCTACAGCGACAACCTCGTCGTCATGCGGGAGGGCGCCGTCCTGGCGCAGGGGCACCCCCGGGACGTGATCACCGCCGAGCTGCTGCACGAGGCGTTCGGGCTGCGGGCCATGGTGATCGACGACCCGGTGGGCGACCGGCCGCTCATCGTGCCGATCGGCCGGGCGCACGTCCGGCCGCCCCAGGCGGCGTCCGACCGGCCGACGACTCCCGAGGGGCGGCTCAACCCGTCCTGA